A window of Zingiber officinale cultivar Zhangliang chromosome 5A, Zo_v1.1, whole genome shotgun sequence contains these coding sequences:
- the LOC121982506 gene encoding uncharacterized protein LOC121982506 isoform X5: MEEGSSLGGELEITSIGAIYCGPWDKKYWSSSRGKDRYPYPVGYHAVRTHGGNIYQMEIREGVKGPLFMVASTDGESSTGHTPDIAWVNFQKNVPRVKTGNGKRFSSKIDGIQLFGFRNPFVQRLLRELVANIQGVAEPDMVLPTDKNEVPRLDKMMQPPDSFVCSDLLDHTDKHLNAGKRGVRDKVCTRDRNKTVRAKRICYHHVTNDSRAGNLEKENIQDSQHHPGFLPKSAAAASDDTCQQIADCKCRGIFNQIPERNILSQEMGDSDNSVDKHVIYVRENNSTGQDPCPTGVNNVSDDDNSTKNAIRLSNAGMSPSGVLPKAVESGEMLASENYSELYISDTCDVEKCDAADFQSVRGSSTCINPGPECSSLRDAALKGFVNDSIPETGPLSGSSNSGSEKADLSASDKELANSMISFLLPRAVPLLEKTYVRRKSRYGSQAVRLGATLTLFKASSAEHMAKNDQSTDKIYEEGLDANRLMNGTQEKVPQTLNYQISISCQMAKMEDAIDDCLPHKTSDHTLYLEDPKNMIPDSYEDDKYVCDVHPNEHTNVACESECKASAESRENNNITNLNILGESSGKPLDSEVLFPKETIKNEYLTDSLVEYLEEAFNDDLRLEKERSDADCLGVSVNHNLPYLNSDVVNHEEKEISESMLHYNNGKWKMKCMGQCSTAANASSNNLNEGDMCALATLVEVPQNKNGKTSKDIQSLVLDNQIEFAVLDATEQKVCEVGDQTGFNHALAVESTNVLLVNVNGDKMLLSDDGQHTDRTNKCQRLSNKSQFSGNCNVPFSESIICRNYMDSDVTATRPTEISRSVQTKLTCYQSNSAVVSQSQNVTDYVDVNMKHSEFHDHSVNRTEENDSTSKPHPSFQFCQQAYQGPVNCVPSQNIEVTELLSFSDEKPATRNIRHEQTNICQRQPNSNDQFDDSLFRAVRLDEVLDESFELAGCYRQPKPVLFILLRPYEDDLQISVICGIRESDERFVFIYKVPLKDQGEICPYFIGYTSLMLPLLPGPAIGNTMYKGSCLQFTPDGQSIVFVSTIRAPLCRTQSMHCSCSMCTSVCCEENAVLIGKVFMGYVLPSATLTTIESLSCIAVYEPNYVIAAELSGTLRVWLMNCNWSKSLEEFVLPSFDYLRPAVELKTVPKSDCLLVGHNGIGSFGLWNISKRVLLSRFLNPGNLIFQILPIGMFNFQDEINTSSCQNMKLMQEISHHRVAEAVATPLQDDNAVWILVSADTDSDPQVVNHPKERQPTSNASWRPALLVRNIVVMGHMVDFRASSVDVSDGYGFIGTHDGVLYKWELSTGKKLSNLLRVQSGSIMCTAVDSKSGVVAVADEKCRLLILRQKIM, from the exons ATGGAGGAGGGGAGCTCTCTCGGCGGCGAGCTCGAGATCACCTCCATCGGCGCCATCTACTGCGGGCCATGGGATAAGAAGTACTGGAGCTCTTCTAGG GGGAAAGACAGATATCCTTACCCAGTTGGTTATCATGCTGTCCGAACTCATGGTGGAAACATATACCAAATGGAAATTCGTGAAGGTGTAAAAGGGCCTCTATTTATG GTAGCATCAACCGATGGAGAGTCTTCTACTGGACATACACCCGATATTGCATGGGTGAACTTTCAGAAGAATGTTCCAAGGGTAAAAACTGGAAATGGAAAGCGATTCTCTTCCAAGATTGATGGTATCCAG CTTTTTGGGTTTAGAAATCCATTTGTTCAACGATTGCTTCGTGAGCTTGTGGCCAATATACAAGGAGTTGCAGAACCAGATATGGTATTGCCTACTGATAAAAACGAAGTTCCAAGATTGGATAAAATGATGCAACCTCCAGACTCTTTTGTATGTAGTGATTTACTTGATCACACAGACAAGCATCTAAATGCTGGAAAAAGGGGTGTGAGGGACAAAGTATGTACAAGAGACAGAAACAAGACGGTTAGAGCTAAAAGGATTTGTTACCACCATGTGACAAATGATTCTAGAGCTGGAAATCTAGAGAAAGAAAAT ATTCAGGATTCTCAACATCATCCTGGTTTCTTACCAAAGAGTGCTGCTGCTGCAAGTGATGATACATGCCAACAAATAGCAGATTGTAAATGCAGAGGAATTTTCAATCAAATTCCAGAAAGAAATATTCTGTCACAGGAGATGGGAGATTCTGATAATTCTGTTGATAAACATGTTATCTATGTCAGGGAAAATAACTCTACAGGTCAAGATCCTTGCCCCACTGGAGTGAACAATGTTTCTGATGATGACAATAGCACG AAAAATGCTATTAGGTTATCAAATGCCGGAATGAGTCCGTCAGGTGTTTTACCAAAAGCAGTGGAAAGTGGAGAAATGTTGGCGTCTGAAAATTATTCAGAATTATACATTTCTGATACATGTGATGTGGAAAAAT GTGATGCTGCTGATTTTCAATCAGTGAGAGGGAGTTCAACATGCATAAATCCTGGACCAGAATGTTCAAGTTTGCGGGATGCTGCTTTGAAAGGATTTGTCAATGATTCAATTCCAGAAACTGGCCCATTGTCTGGTTCTTCAAATTCTGGTTCTGAGAAAGCAGATCTGAGTGCATCTGATAAAGAATTGGCAAACTCCATGATATCTTTTCTGCTTCCTCGAGCTGTTCCTCTTCTTGAGAAGACTTATGTGAGAAGGAAGTCAAGATATGGGAGCCAGGCAGTGAGACTTGGTGCAACTTTGACTTTGTTTAAAGCAAGCTCTGCAGAACATATGGCTAAGAATGATCAGTCGACTGACAAAATATATGAAG AAGGGCTGGATGCTAATAGGCTAATGAATGGAACACAAGAAAAAGTTCCTCAGACATTGAATTACCAAATTTCAATTTCATGCCAAATGGCAAAAATGGAGGATGCTATTGATGATTGCTTACCCCATAAGACATCTGATCATACACTATATTTGGAAGATCCAAAGAATATGATTCCAGATAGCTATGAGGATGATAAATATGTTTGTGATGTTCATCCAAATGAGCATACAAATGTTGCTTGTGAATCTGAATGTAAAGCTTCTGCTGAATCCAGAGAAAATAATAACATAACCAATCTTAATATTCTTGGCGAGAGTTCTGGAAAGCCTTTGGACTCTGAAGTTTTGTTTCCTAAGGAAACAATTAAGAATGAATATTTAACAGATTCTCTTGTGGAGTATTTGGAAGAAGCATTTAATGATGATCTCCGTCTTGAAAAAGAACGTTCAGATGCTGACTGTTTAGGTGTTTCTGTTAATCATAACTTGCCATATTTGAATTCTGATGTTGTTAATCATGAAGAAAAGGAAATATCTGAATCTATGCTGCATTATAATAATGGAAAATGGAAAATGAAGTGCATGGGGCAATGCTCTACTGCTGCAAATGCTAGTTCTAATAACTTAAATGAGGGAGATATGTGTGCACTAGCAACACTTGTAGAAGTGCCACAAAACAAGAATGGTAAAACCAGCAAAGACATTCAAAGTTTGGTTTTGGATAACCAGATAGAGTTTGCAGTTCTTGATGCTACTGAACAAAAAGTTTGTGAGGTTGGAGATCAAACAGGTTTTAATCATGCATTAGCAGTAGAATCTACAAATGTATTGCTGGTTAATGTTAATGGAGATAAGATGTTGCTTTCGGATGATGGGCAACATACTGACAGAACCAACAAGTGTCAAAGGCTTTCTAATAAATCTCAGTTTTCTGGCAATTGCAACGTTCCTTTTTCAGAAAGTATAATCTGCAGAAATTATATGGATTCTGATGTTACAGCTACAAGGCCAACAGAAATTTCTAGGAGTGTGCAAACCAAGCTGACATGTTATCAATCAAATTCAGCAGTTGTTTCACAGAGTCAAAATGTGACTGACTATGTTGATGTTAACATGAAACATTCTGAGTTTCATGATCATTCTGTTAATCGCACAGAGGAGAATGACTCCACGAGTAAGCCCCATCCATCCTTCCAATTTTGCCAACAAGCATATCAGGGGCCTGTCAACTGTGTGCCAAGCCAAAACATAGAAGTTACGGAACTGCTATCTTTTTCAGATGAAAAACCAGCCACAAGGAATATTAGACATGAACAAACAAACATTTGCCAAAGACAGCCAAATTCTAATGATCAGTTTGATGATTCTTTGTTCAGAGCTGTTAGATTGGATGAAGTATTGGATGAATCTTTTGAGCTTGCTGGTTGCTATAGGCAACCCAAGCCAGTCTTGTTCATCTTGTTGAGACCCTATGAGGATGATTTACAAATTTCTGTGATCTGTGGCATTCGAGAAAGTGATGAAAGGTTTGTCTTTATATACAAGGTCCCTTTAAAAGATCAGGGAGAGATCTGTCCATATTTTATTGGCTACACTTCGCTTATGTTGCCTCTCCTTCCTGGACCGGCAATTGGAAAT ACAATGTATAAAGGATCTTGTTTACAGTTCACTCCCGATGGGCAATCCATTGTTTTTGTTAGTACAATAAGAGCACCTCTCTGCAG GACACAAAGTATGCATTGCTCATGCTCTATGTGCACATCTGTGTGTTGTGAAGAAAATGCTGTACTAATTGGAAAGGTTTTTATGGGATATGTTCTGCCATCAGCTACCTTGACAACCATTGAGAGCCTTTCCTGCATCGCAGTTTATGAACCTAATTATGTCATAGCTGCTGAATTGAGTGGGACATTGCGTGTCTGGTTGATGAATTGTAATTGGAG TAAATCTTTGGAGGAGTTTGTGCTACCAAGTTTTGATTATTTAAGACCTGCAGTAGAGTTGAAAACAGTACCGAAGAGCGACTGTCTCCTTGTAGGTCATAATGGCATTGGCAGCTTTGGTTTATG GAACATATCGAAGAGGGTACTCCTTTCCAGATTTTTGAATCCGGGCAATTTGATCTTTCAGATTCTTCCAATTGGTATGTTCAATTTTCAAGATGAGATCAACACTTCATCTTGTCAGAATATGAAGCTCATGCAAGAAATTTCACATCATCGTGTTGCTGAAGCTGTTGCGACTCCATTGCAAGATGATAATGCCGTGTGGATACTAGTTTCTGCTGATACAGATTCAGATCCTCAAGTGGTTAATCACCCCAAAGAACGACAACCGACTTCAAATGCATCTTGGAGGCCAGCTCTTTTAGTGAGAAATATAGTAGTCATGGGGCACATGGTGGATTTTAG GGCTTCTTCTGTAGATGTATCTGATGGTTATGGATTTATTGGCACACATGATGGTGTCTTGTACAAGTGGGAATTATCAACCGGAAAGAAATTGTCAAATTTGCTCCGAGTCCAGT CGGGGAGCATTATGTGCACTGCAGTGGACTCCAAATCTGGTGTAGTGGCGGTTGCTGATGAGAAATGTCGGTTGCTGATTTTAAGGCAGAAGATAATGTGA
- the LOC121982506 gene encoding uncharacterized protein LOC121982506 isoform X6, which translates to MESDSLPRLMVSRNPFVQRLLRELVANIQGVAEPDMVLPTDKNEVPRLDKMMQPPDSFVCSDLLDHTDKHLNAGKRGVRDKVCTRDRNKTVRAKRICYHHVTNDSRAGNLEKENIQDSQHHPGFLPKSAAAASDDTCQQIADCKCRGIFNQIPERNILSQEMGDSDNSVDKHVIYVRENNSTGQDPCPTGVNNVSDDDNSTKNAIRLSNAGMSPSGVLPKAVESGEMLASENYSELYISDTCDVEKSHCLLGDAADFQSVRGSSTCINPGPECSSLRDAALKGFVNDSIPETGPLSGSSNSGSEKADLSASDKELANSMISFLLPRAVPLLEKTYVRRKSRYGSQAVRLGATLTLFKASSAEHMAKNDQSTDKIYEEGLDANRLMNGTQEKVPQTLNYQISISCQMAKMEDAIDDCLPHKTSDHTLYLEDPKNMIPDSYEDDKYVCDVHPNEHTNVACESECKASAESRENNNITNLNILGESSGKPLDSEVLFPKETIKNEYLTDSLVEYLEEAFNDDLRLEKERSDADCLGVSVNHNLPYLNSDVVNHEEKEISESMLHYNNGKWKMKCMGQCSTAANASSNNLNEGDMCALATLVEVPQNKNGKTSKDIQSLVLDNQIEFAVLDATEQKVCEVGDQTGFNHALAVESTNVLLVNVNGDKMLLSDDGQHTDRTNKCQRLSNKSQFSGNCNVPFSESIICRNYMDSDVTATRPTEISRSVQTKLTCYQSNSAVVSQSQNVTDYVDVNMKHSEFHDHSVNRTEENDSTSKPHPSFQFCQQAYQGPVNCVPSQNIEVTELLSFSDEKPATRNIRHEQTNICQRQPNSNDQFDDSLFRAVRLDEVLDESFELAGCYRQPKPVLFILLRPYEDDLQISVICGIRESDERFVFIYKVPLKDQGEICPYFIGYTSLMLPLLPGPAIGNTMYKGSCLQFTPDGQSIVFVSTIRAPLCRTQSMHCSCSMCTSVCCEENAVLIGKVFMGYVLPSATLTTIESLSCIAVYEPNYVIAAELSGTLRVWLMNCNWSKSLEEFVLPSFDYLRPAVELKTVPKSDCLLVGHNGIGSFGLWNISKRVLLSRFLNPGNLIFQILPIGMFNFQDEINTSSCQNMKLMQEISHHRVAEAVATPLQDDNAVWILVSADTDSDPQVVNHPKERQPTSNASWRPALLVRNIVVMGHMVDFRASSVDVSDGYGFIGTHDGVLYKWELSTGKKLSNLLRVQSGSIMCTAVDSKSGVVAVADEKCRLLILRQKIM; encoded by the exons ATGGAAAGCGATTCTCTTCCAAGATTGATGGTATCCAG AAATCCATTTGTTCAACGATTGCTTCGTGAGCTTGTGGCCAATATACAAGGAGTTGCAGAACCAGATATGGTATTGCCTACTGATAAAAACGAAGTTCCAAGATTGGATAAAATGATGCAACCTCCAGACTCTTTTGTATGTAGTGATTTACTTGATCACACAGACAAGCATCTAAATGCTGGAAAAAGGGGTGTGAGGGACAAAGTATGTACAAGAGACAGAAACAAGACGGTTAGAGCTAAAAGGATTTGTTACCACCATGTGACAAATGATTCTAGAGCTGGAAATCTAGAGAAAGAAAAT ATTCAGGATTCTCAACATCATCCTGGTTTCTTACCAAAGAGTGCTGCTGCTGCAAGTGATGATACATGCCAACAAATAGCAGATTGTAAATGCAGAGGAATTTTCAATCAAATTCCAGAAAGAAATATTCTGTCACAGGAGATGGGAGATTCTGATAATTCTGTTGATAAACATGTTATCTATGTCAGGGAAAATAACTCTACAGGTCAAGATCCTTGCCCCACTGGAGTGAACAATGTTTCTGATGATGACAATAGCACG AAAAATGCTATTAGGTTATCAAATGCCGGAATGAGTCCGTCAGGTGTTTTACCAAAAGCAGTGGAAAGTGGAGAAATGTTGGCGTCTGAAAATTATTCAGAATTATACATTTCTGATACATGTGATGTGGAAAAAT cACATTGCTTGTTAGGTGATGCTGCTGATTTTCAATCAGTGAGAGGGAGTTCAACATGCATAAATCCTGGACCAGAATGTTCAAGTTTGCGGGATGCTGCTTTGAAAGGATTTGTCAATGATTCAATTCCAGAAACTGGCCCATTGTCTGGTTCTTCAAATTCTGGTTCTGAGAAAGCAGATCTGAGTGCATCTGATAAAGAATTGGCAAACTCCATGATATCTTTTCTGCTTCCTCGAGCTGTTCCTCTTCTTGAGAAGACTTATGTGAGAAGGAAGTCAAGATATGGGAGCCAGGCAGTGAGACTTGGTGCAACTTTGACTTTGTTTAAAGCAAGCTCTGCAGAACATATGGCTAAGAATGATCAGTCGACTGACAAAATATATGAAG AAGGGCTGGATGCTAATAGGCTAATGAATGGAACACAAGAAAAAGTTCCTCAGACATTGAATTACCAAATTTCAATTTCATGCCAAATGGCAAAAATGGAGGATGCTATTGATGATTGCTTACCCCATAAGACATCTGATCATACACTATATTTGGAAGATCCAAAGAATATGATTCCAGATAGCTATGAGGATGATAAATATGTTTGTGATGTTCATCCAAATGAGCATACAAATGTTGCTTGTGAATCTGAATGTAAAGCTTCTGCTGAATCCAGAGAAAATAATAACATAACCAATCTTAATATTCTTGGCGAGAGTTCTGGAAAGCCTTTGGACTCTGAAGTTTTGTTTCCTAAGGAAACAATTAAGAATGAATATTTAACAGATTCTCTTGTGGAGTATTTGGAAGAAGCATTTAATGATGATCTCCGTCTTGAAAAAGAACGTTCAGATGCTGACTGTTTAGGTGTTTCTGTTAATCATAACTTGCCATATTTGAATTCTGATGTTGTTAATCATGAAGAAAAGGAAATATCTGAATCTATGCTGCATTATAATAATGGAAAATGGAAAATGAAGTGCATGGGGCAATGCTCTACTGCTGCAAATGCTAGTTCTAATAACTTAAATGAGGGAGATATGTGTGCACTAGCAACACTTGTAGAAGTGCCACAAAACAAGAATGGTAAAACCAGCAAAGACATTCAAAGTTTGGTTTTGGATAACCAGATAGAGTTTGCAGTTCTTGATGCTACTGAACAAAAAGTTTGTGAGGTTGGAGATCAAACAGGTTTTAATCATGCATTAGCAGTAGAATCTACAAATGTATTGCTGGTTAATGTTAATGGAGATAAGATGTTGCTTTCGGATGATGGGCAACATACTGACAGAACCAACAAGTGTCAAAGGCTTTCTAATAAATCTCAGTTTTCTGGCAATTGCAACGTTCCTTTTTCAGAAAGTATAATCTGCAGAAATTATATGGATTCTGATGTTACAGCTACAAGGCCAACAGAAATTTCTAGGAGTGTGCAAACCAAGCTGACATGTTATCAATCAAATTCAGCAGTTGTTTCACAGAGTCAAAATGTGACTGACTATGTTGATGTTAACATGAAACATTCTGAGTTTCATGATCATTCTGTTAATCGCACAGAGGAGAATGACTCCACGAGTAAGCCCCATCCATCCTTCCAATTTTGCCAACAAGCATATCAGGGGCCTGTCAACTGTGTGCCAAGCCAAAACATAGAAGTTACGGAACTGCTATCTTTTTCAGATGAAAAACCAGCCACAAGGAATATTAGACATGAACAAACAAACATTTGCCAAAGACAGCCAAATTCTAATGATCAGTTTGATGATTCTTTGTTCAGAGCTGTTAGATTGGATGAAGTATTGGATGAATCTTTTGAGCTTGCTGGTTGCTATAGGCAACCCAAGCCAGTCTTGTTCATCTTGTTGAGACCCTATGAGGATGATTTACAAATTTCTGTGATCTGTGGCATTCGAGAAAGTGATGAAAGGTTTGTCTTTATATACAAGGTCCCTTTAAAAGATCAGGGAGAGATCTGTCCATATTTTATTGGCTACACTTCGCTTATGTTGCCTCTCCTTCCTGGACCGGCAATTGGAAAT ACAATGTATAAAGGATCTTGTTTACAGTTCACTCCCGATGGGCAATCCATTGTTTTTGTTAGTACAATAAGAGCACCTCTCTGCAG GACACAAAGTATGCATTGCTCATGCTCTATGTGCACATCTGTGTGTTGTGAAGAAAATGCTGTACTAATTGGAAAGGTTTTTATGGGATATGTTCTGCCATCAGCTACCTTGACAACCATTGAGAGCCTTTCCTGCATCGCAGTTTATGAACCTAATTATGTCATAGCTGCTGAATTGAGTGGGACATTGCGTGTCTGGTTGATGAATTGTAATTGGAG TAAATCTTTGGAGGAGTTTGTGCTACCAAGTTTTGATTATTTAAGACCTGCAGTAGAGTTGAAAACAGTACCGAAGAGCGACTGTCTCCTTGTAGGTCATAATGGCATTGGCAGCTTTGGTTTATG GAACATATCGAAGAGGGTACTCCTTTCCAGATTTTTGAATCCGGGCAATTTGATCTTTCAGATTCTTCCAATTGGTATGTTCAATTTTCAAGATGAGATCAACACTTCATCTTGTCAGAATATGAAGCTCATGCAAGAAATTTCACATCATCGTGTTGCTGAAGCTGTTGCGACTCCATTGCAAGATGATAATGCCGTGTGGATACTAGTTTCTGCTGATACAGATTCAGATCCTCAAGTGGTTAATCACCCCAAAGAACGACAACCGACTTCAAATGCATCTTGGAGGCCAGCTCTTTTAGTGAGAAATATAGTAGTCATGGGGCACATGGTGGATTTTAG GGCTTCTTCTGTAGATGTATCTGATGGTTATGGATTTATTGGCACACATGATGGTGTCTTGTACAAGTGGGAATTATCAACCGGAAAGAAATTGTCAAATTTGCTCCGAGTCCAGT CGGGGAGCATTATGTGCACTGCAGTGGACTCCAAATCTGGTGTAGTGGCGGTTGCTGATGAGAAATGTCGGTTGCTGATTTTAAGGCAGAAGATAATGTGA